The bacterium genome window below encodes:
- a CDS encoding NAD(P)-dependent oxidoreductase translates to MLIGVTGASGFIGRNLVPELLKNGHTIKLLMRSKNQKILWPEAELYYGDFKNPESLIDFVKDLDTIIHCAGVIKALKKEDFISGNYTTTKNLIDAINTAKPESLKRFIFLSSQSAQGPSKELTPKKVEHTPEPVSWYGKSKLMAENYIINYLQYPYTILRLSSVYGPYDKETLRFFQYVKWGIFPMPNGEKYLSIIYVKDVVKLIKMLIGSENTGINRVYFVSNPEYTTLTQIVEHIKSLYGKKRVHKITIPEWIFRPILKLSETFARITNTPTIANSDKANELAQKYWIGDPTPLYMETGFKPDYTLIEGLYETLLWYKENGWI, encoded by the coding sequence ATGCTAATAGGTGTTACAGGTGCCTCGGGTTTCATAGGACGGAATTTAGTTCCCGAGCTGTTAAAAAATGGTCATACCATTAAACTGCTCATGCGTTCCAAGAATCAAAAGATACTCTGGCCAGAGGCAGAGCTTTATTACGGTGACTTTAAAAATCCAGAATCCCTTATAGATTTCGTGAAAGACCTTGACACAATTATACATTGCGCAGGAGTAATAAAGGCATTGAAAAAGGAAGATTTCATTTCAGGAAATTACACTACTACCAAAAACCTCATTGATGCGATCAACACTGCGAAACCTGAAAGCCTCAAAAGATTCATATTCCTTTCAAGCCAGAGCGCACAAGGCCCCTCAAAGGAACTAACTCCGAAAAAAGTGGAACATACACCTGAGCCCGTCAGCTGGTATGGTAAATCGAAGCTTATGGCTGAGAACTATATAATAAATTATCTGCAGTACCCCTACACTATCCTTAGACTTTCTTCCGTTTACGGTCCTTACGACAAAGAAACCCTTCGGTTTTTCCAGTATGTAAAGTGGGGTATTTTCCCCATGCCTAATGGTGAGAAGTACCTAAGCATTATCTACGTTAAAGATGTTGTAAAACTCATAAAGATGTTAATAGGAAGCGAAAATACTGGTATTAACCGGGTATATTTTGTATCCAATCCAGAATATACGACCTTGACCCAAATAGTAGAACACATAAAATCGCTGTACGGGAAAAAACGAGTACATAAAATTACTATACCCGAATGGATCTTTAGACCGATATTGAAATTGAGCGAAACCTTTGCCAGAATTACCAATACCCCCACCATAGCCAACAGTGATAAAGCCAACGAACTGGCCCAAAAGTACTGGATCGGAGACCCTACTCCACTTTACATGGAAACGGGTTTCAAACCTGATTACACATTGATTGAAGGACTTTACGAAACCTTATTGTGGTATAAAGAAAACGGATGGATCTAA
- the purM gene encoding phosphoribosylformylglycinamidine cyclo-ligase, producing the protein MFYRDSGVDIGRGDRLVEFLKSIIKLKSENIGPFAAIIDLNILREYREPVLLASTDGIGTKIDLALKWKKLDGLGYDLFAMCANDIGVYGAKPLFFLDYYATGYLDLNVSKVVLKSLVEACEKYNCALVGGETAELPDVVEKGKFDIAGFIVGVQEKSRLPNPNKVKPGDILVGLPSSGIHSNGYSLVRAIVQKAQLKAEFMLGESTLRDILLEPTRVYVGLTEEIFKRFEIKGAAHITGGGIPGNLSRVIPPTCDAVIDRNSWVIPQVFRFLQRKGEVPEEEMWRVFNMGIGFIFIVSKKELESLVQFLKIKGESFYIIGEITEGSGRVILK; encoded by the coding sequence ATGTTTTACAGAGACTCAGGAGTTGATATCGGTAGAGGAGATAGACTGGTAGAGTTTTTGAAAAGTATAATTAAATTAAAGTCCGAAAATATCGGTCCATTTGCTGCTATTATTGACCTTAATATTTTGAGGGAGTATAGGGAACCTGTTTTGCTTGCCTCTACTGACGGCATCGGAACGAAGATAGACCTGGCGCTTAAGTGGAAAAAGTTAGATGGACTTGGTTATGATCTCTTTGCCATGTGCGCAAATGATATTGGGGTCTATGGTGCAAAACCTCTTTTTTTTCTTGATTACTATGCCACGGGTTATTTGGATCTCAATGTTTCTAAGGTGGTTCTTAAATCCCTCGTGGAAGCCTGTGAGAAGTACAATTGTGCGCTGGTTGGAGGAGAAACGGCTGAACTTCCGGATGTTGTTGAGAAGGGAAAATTTGATATTGCGGGATTTATTGTTGGAGTTCAGGAAAAGTCGAGACTCCCTAATCCCAATAAAGTTAAACCCGGCGACATTCTCGTAGGGTTACCCTCGTCAGGTATTCACAGTAATGGTTATTCTCTTGTAAGGGCAATTGTGCAAAAGGCACAACTTAAAGCCGAATTTATGCTGGGTGAAAGTACCCTGCGAGATATTCTGCTTGAGCCAACCAGAGTATATGTGGGATTAACAGAGGAAATATTCAAAAGGTTTGAAATAAAAGGGGCTGCCCACATAACAGGTGGGGGTATTCCGGGTAATCTATCAAGAGTTATACCTCCAACTTGTGATGCCGTCATTGATAGGAATTCTTGGGTGATACCACAAGTCTTCAGATTTTTGCAAAGGAAAGGAGAAGTTCCTGAGGAAGAGATGTGGCGAGTATTTAATATGGGTATAGGTTTTATTTTCATAGTATCAAAAAAGGAACTTGAAAGCTTGGTTCAGTTTTTAAAAATTAAGGGTGAAAGTTTTTATATAATCGGTGAAATTACTGAAGGTTCAGGAAGAGTAATATTAAAGTAG
- a CDS encoding cysteine desulfurase translates to MKPALNAYDIRKDFPILQRKIGDKHLVYLDNAATSQRPIQVIKALEEFYILHNANIHRAIHTLSRESTELYEEAHEKARKFINARYFEEIIFTRNTTEAINLVAYSLSFNLRPGDEVVTTVMEHHSNMVPWQMLRDHFGIELKFAKLDSKGCLDLDHLNSLITDKTKLVAVTHVSNVLGVVNPIEEIVRMAHSRGALCLVDGAQSVPHMPVDVQKMDVDFLAFSSHKMLGPTGIGVLYARKELLEKMEPFLRGGDMISTVTVEKPEWNKLPWRFEAGTSNFADGYAFGVAIDYLEKIGMEAIFLHEKEIAKHTIDRLVNEVEGLKILGPTENRIGVISFYFEDIPPDLIGLALDEEGIAIRTGCHCAQPLHEHFGISGTARASFYLYNTLEEADYFVDKLKEIVARYRNS, encoded by the coding sequence ATGAAACCGGCACTTAATGCGTATGATATAAGGAAGGACTTTCCAATTTTGCAGCGAAAAATTGGGGATAAACACCTTGTATATTTAGATAATGCCGCTACTTCACAAAGGCCAATACAGGTTATAAAAGCTCTTGAAGAATTTTATATTCTTCATAATGCTAATATCCACCGTGCTATCCATACACTATCAAGAGAATCTACTGAACTCTACGAAGAGGCCCACGAAAAAGCGAGAAAATTTATAAATGCAAGGTATTTTGAAGAGATTATTTTCACTCGGAACACTACCGAGGCTATCAACCTTGTTGCATATTCGCTCTCTTTTAACTTGAGGCCCGGTGATGAGGTAGTCACCACAGTTATGGAGCACCACTCCAATATGGTTCCTTGGCAGATGCTGAGGGACCATTTCGGAATTGAATTAAAATTTGCGAAGCTTGACTCAAAGGGTTGTCTCGATTTAGATCATTTAAACTCATTGATAACCGATAAAACTAAGCTGGTTGCTGTCACCCATGTTTCTAATGTACTGGGAGTGGTAAATCCAATTGAGGAAATTGTAAGAATGGCTCATTCGAGGGGAGCATTATGTCTCGTGGACGGGGCTCAAAGCGTCCCTCACATGCCAGTGGATGTACAAAAAATGGATGTTGATTTCCTTGCCTTTTCTTCCCACAAAATGCTTGGCCCTACCGGAATTGGTGTGCTTTACGCAAGGAAAGAATTACTTGAAAAGATGGAACCTTTTTTGAGAGGTGGAGATATGATATCTACCGTTACTGTTGAAAAACCCGAGTGGAACAAGTTGCCATGGAGGTTTGAGGCGGGTACTTCAAATTTTGCTGATGGTTATGCCTTTGGCGTTGCAATAGATTACCTTGAAAAAATTGGAATGGAGGCTATTTTTTTGCACGAAAAGGAAATAGCCAAACATACCATTGACAGGCTTGTAAACGAAGTTGAGGGGTTAAAAATACTCGGGCCTACGGAAAATCGCATTGGGGTCATATCCTTTTATTTTGAGGATATTCCGCCGGATTTGATTGGCCTTGCCCTTGACGAGGAAGGAATTGCTATAAGAACAGGTTGCCACTGTGCTCAGCCTTTGCATGAACACTTTGGCATTTCTGGGACTGCAAGGGCAAGCTTTTACCTTTACAATACTTTAGAAGAGGCAGATTATTTTGTTGATAAGCTTAAAGAAATTGTAGCAAGATACAGAAATAGTTGA
- a CDS encoding class I SAM-dependent methyltransferase, with protein sequence MNDPFGLIAEYYDEVMEKVDYEEWARYVKTLLSMAPLKPIKRILDLASGTGNLSIRLKDYGYEIFGLDYSLGMLKVAKKKLSNQLLTIHLVSADFRHIPFKPSSFDAVISTFDSLNNILKPAEMVETFKQIRRVLRNGGPFIFDLNTSWSFKTEWYNLTRVEETANTISIWKSRYVNGIVYLHFTLFVRIDKRNHYKKIYTVFRERGYSPDEVKKYLKQAGFSKVHCYDHFTLSPGRRTSSRVTYLAY encoded by the coding sequence ATGAATGACCCTTTTGGTCTGATTGCTGAATATTACGACGAAGTGATGGAAAAGGTGGATTACGAAGAATGGGCCCGCTATGTGAAGACTCTTCTTTCTATGGCTCCCCTCAAGCCTATAAAGAGGATTCTTGACCTTGCATCAGGTACTGGAAACCTTTCCATTAGGCTTAAAGATTACGGATATGAAATTTTTGGCCTTGATTATTCTCTTGGAATGCTGAAAGTAGCCAAGAAAAAATTATCTAACCAACTCTTAACAATACATCTTGTTTCAGCCGACTTTCGCCATATCCCTTTCAAGCCAAGCTCGTTTGACGCCGTCATCTCAACCTTTGACAGTCTCAACAACATTCTGAAGCCAGCAGAAATGGTTGAAACTTTTAAACAGATTAGGAGAGTACTGCGAAACGGGGGGCCCTTCATTTTCGATCTCAATACCAGTTGGTCTTTCAAAACCGAGTGGTACAACTTGACCCGAGTTGAAGAAACGGCCAATACAATTTCCATCTGGAAATCACGGTACGTAAACGGAATTGTATACCTTCACTTTACCCTTTTTGTAAGGATAGACAAAAGAAATCACTACAAAAAAATTTATACGGTATTTCGGGAAAGAGGATATAGCCCGGATGAGGTAAAAAAATACTTGAAACAAGCGGGTTTTTCAAAAGTTCATTGCTATGACCATTTTACTCTGTCACCGGGTAGGAGAACAAGCTCAAGGGTAACCTACCTGGCTTACTAA
- a CDS encoding FAD-dependent oxidoreductase: MKNYRITSHPILKVTPAKTITFKFNGRPLEAREGETIASALYANGIRIFGKHQKDGAPLGIFCANGQCDQCKVIADGITVKACMTLVKEGMEVYPLERLPKLPDWDFNAEVEFEDIPEYEYDVLIIGGGPAGLRAATVLGERNVKTLIVDDKNQLGGKLVLQTHKFFGSVEACYAGMRGIDIAKKLEEEVRNFPSIEIWLNSIAIWVFSDKKVGILKDQKEYVLVKPKILLVASGAREKSILFPGNTLPGVYGAGAFQTLVNRDLVKAAENLFVVGGGNVGLIAAYHALQAGINVVGLCEIMPEVGGYSVHKEKLLKLGVPVFTSHTVVKVHGTEKVEAITIAKVNEKFEIIPGTEKTFDCDTVLVAVGLDPVNEFYEKAIRFGLKAYSAGDAEEIAEASSAIFSGKIKGYEILRELGLYEGEIPKELYETQKVLKSKPGKIYEMKYPEIKEGVYPILNCVQEIPCNPCSTICPKNSIVIEENILNPPIYKGGCIGCEMCVAICPGLAISLVDFRKGEDPIVTLPFEFGDDKIKVGDIVELTDRLGNVLGKGEVISFRFVEKVRTIPVKTKLVKVKVPREIAEKVSGIRILEPASYAQERMEAIPDDAIVCRCERVTAGEIRKLIREGVRDMNEIKALTRAGMGACQGKTCTNLIKRLFKEEGIKEGEFTEWEKRPLFMEVTLGTLAGLKEKKNEQ; the protein is encoded by the coding sequence ATGAAAAATTACAGAATAACTTCACATCCAATCTTAAAAGTAACTCCCGCAAAAACTATTACGTTCAAATTTAATGGAAGACCTCTTGAAGCGAGGGAAGGAGAAACCATCGCTTCAGCACTCTACGCTAATGGGATCCGAATCTTTGGAAAACATCAAAAGGACGGAGCCCCACTGGGAATCTTTTGCGCCAATGGGCAATGCGACCAGTGCAAAGTCATCGCCGATGGGATCACAGTTAAAGCCTGCATGACTTTAGTAAAAGAGGGGATGGAAGTCTATCCGTTAGAAAGATTACCGAAGTTACCCGACTGGGACTTTAACGCCGAAGTGGAGTTTGAAGATATTCCAGAATATGAATATGACGTTCTGATCATTGGAGGAGGCCCCGCAGGACTAAGAGCAGCCACAGTTCTCGGAGAGAGAAACGTAAAGACCCTCATTGTGGATGATAAAAATCAACTCGGCGGAAAGTTGGTTCTGCAGACCCACAAGTTTTTCGGTTCGGTAGAGGCATGCTATGCAGGTATGAGAGGAATTGACATCGCTAAAAAATTGGAAGAAGAGGTAAGGAACTTTCCCTCAATCGAAATCTGGTTGAACTCCATTGCAATATGGGTATTTTCCGACAAAAAAGTGGGAATCCTTAAAGATCAAAAGGAATACGTCCTGGTTAAGCCCAAAATTTTACTTGTCGCCTCGGGTGCCAGAGAAAAATCTATATTGTTCCCTGGAAATACTCTCCCCGGGGTCTACGGCGCGGGCGCTTTTCAAACACTGGTAAACAGAGACCTCGTTAAGGCGGCTGAAAACCTATTCGTCGTTGGAGGAGGCAATGTAGGCTTAATTGCTGCCTACCATGCCCTCCAAGCTGGAATTAACGTGGTGGGCCTGTGCGAGATCATGCCAGAGGTTGGTGGATACAGCGTTCATAAAGAAAAACTACTAAAACTGGGAGTACCTGTCTTTACTTCTCATACGGTCGTGAAAGTCCATGGTACCGAAAAAGTAGAAGCAATTACAATAGCTAAGGTAAACGAAAAATTTGAAATCATTCCTGGAACCGAGAAAACCTTTGATTGCGATACCGTCCTTGTTGCCGTTGGGTTAGACCCCGTCAATGAATTTTATGAAAAAGCTATTAGATTTGGTCTTAAAGCCTACTCAGCTGGTGATGCGGAAGAAATTGCCGAAGCGTCATCGGCAATTTTCTCTGGCAAAATTAAGGGGTATGAAATACTGAGAGAGCTTGGTTTATACGAAGGGGAAATTCCAAAGGAATTATACGAAACGCAAAAGGTTCTTAAATCAAAACCAGGAAAAATTTATGAAATGAAATACCCTGAAATCAAAGAAGGAGTGTACCCTATTTTAAACTGTGTTCAGGAAATCCCTTGCAATCCTTGTAGCACAATATGCCCCAAAAATAGTATAGTCATCGAAGAGAATATCTTAAATCCACCCATTTACAAGGGTGGGTGCATTGGATGTGAAATGTGTGTAGCAATATGTCCCGGCCTCGCCATCTCTCTTGTGGACTTCAGAAAGGGCGAAGACCCCATCGTAACATTACCTTTTGAATTTGGTGACGATAAAATAAAAGTGGGAGACATCGTGGAACTAACCGACAGATTAGGTAACGTCCTTGGAAAGGGGGAGGTTATCAGTTTTCGATTTGTTGAAAAGGTACGAACAATTCCCGTGAAAACAAAATTGGTAAAAGTAAAAGTGCCGAGAGAAATTGCCGAGAAAGTAAGTGGAATCAGAATATTGGAACCTGCTTCTTATGCACAAGAAAGGATGGAAGCCATCCCCGATGATGCTATTGTTTGCAGATGCGAAAGGGTCACTGCTGGTGAAATAAGGAAGCTAATCAGAGAAGGGGTCAGGGATATGAATGAAATTAAAGCTTTAACAAGAGCCGGCATGGGCGCCTGCCAGGGAAAAACTTGTACAAATTTAATAAAACGGCTCTTTAAAGAAGAAGGAATAAAAGAAGGCGAATTTACAGAGTGGGAAAAAAGGCCTTTGTTCATGGAAGTTACCCTTGGGACATTGGCGGGTTTAAAGGAGAAGAAAAATGAACAATAA
- a CDS encoding FAD-binding oxidoreductase, whose amino-acid sequence MNNKFDVIIIGAGSVGVPLSYFLARKGFKTLVVDEKAAPGQGSNKAAIGGIRATHSSPGKILVGLKSLEIFRNWEKETGDDIEYYEGGYAFVTYREEDRNSLKELVKYQRQFGLEIDFYEKEEILKIIPGINSEGLLGGTYSPRDGSASPLLSIESFYKHAKKHGAIFKFREKVISFESEKEKITAVKTFSGSYRADIVINCAGGNASDIGKLAGVELPVTPDSHEGGVTEPVERFVNPMIVDIKPEKGSKNFYFYQHKTGQIIFCLTPDPPIWGTDLRETSTFLPMVAKRMIKVMPKLKYIRVRRTWRGVYPMTPDGNPIVGFKGYKNFLHLVGMCGQGFMLGPGLGYYISEYLGGKTSEEIKTILQEFSPDRDFGAQELLK is encoded by the coding sequence ATGAACAATAAATTTGATGTAATTATTATCGGTGCAGGAAGTGTTGGGGTCCCACTCTCCTATTTTCTGGCAAGGAAAGGATTTAAAACCTTAGTGGTTGACGAAAAGGCAGCCCCTGGACAGGGTTCCAATAAGGCCGCTATAGGTGGCATTAGAGCAACTCACTCTTCACCTGGCAAGATCTTGGTGGGACTTAAAAGCCTCGAAATATTCAGAAATTGGGAGAAGGAAACTGGTGACGATATTGAATATTATGAAGGGGGCTACGCCTTCGTAACTTATAGAGAAGAAGATAGGAACTCGCTGAAAGAACTTGTCAAATATCAGAGACAATTCGGTCTCGAAATAGATTTTTACGAAAAGGAAGAAATCCTTAAAATCATTCCCGGTATAAATTCTGAAGGTTTACTGGGCGGAACCTATTCTCCGCGGGATGGGAGTGCTTCTCCTCTTCTCTCAATAGAAAGTTTTTACAAACATGCAAAAAAACATGGTGCAATCTTCAAATTTCGTGAAAAAGTAATTTCTTTTGAATCTGAAAAGGAGAAAATAACCGCTGTAAAAACCTTTAGTGGAAGCTACAGGGCTGACATCGTTATAAACTGCGCAGGAGGGAATGCGTCAGATATTGGAAAACTTGCAGGGGTAGAATTACCGGTAACTCCTGACTCCCACGAGGGAGGTGTTACAGAACCGGTTGAAAGATTTGTAAACCCAATGATTGTGGATATTAAACCAGAAAAAGGAAGCAAAAATTTTTACTTTTATCAGCACAAAACTGGACAAATCATTTTTTGCTTAACCCCTGACCCACCTATTTGGGGAACGGATCTCAGAGAGACATCAACCTTTCTCCCAATGGTAGCAAAGCGGATGATAAAAGTTATGCCCAAATTAAAGTATATAAGAGTTAGGAGAACTTGGAGAGGCGTTTATCCAATGACTCCAGACGGAAACCCAATTGTTGGTTTTAAAGGTTACAAAAACTTTCTGCATCTCGTGGGAATGTGTGGTCAAGGGTTTATGCTCGGGCCCGGACTGGGATACTACATCAGCGAATACCTGGGAGGAAAAACAAGCGAAGAAATAAAAACAATTTTACAAGAGTTTTCCCCGGACAGGGACTTCGGTGCACAAGAATTACTTAAATAA